A genomic region of Halopelagius longus contains the following coding sequences:
- a CDS encoding uL15m family ribosomal protein: MTSKKRRQRGSRTHGGGTHKNRRGAGHRGGRGRAGRAKHEFHNYEPLGKHGFKRPEDAQDTVVEVKVQKLDEDAALLAADGVAEQDGDAYHIDARDVAEDGYEADVVKVLGGGQVRQELHVVADAFTAGAVELIESADGSAELSERAEKAAEDEVEEDNNTDEEGSEE, from the coding sequence ATGACGTCCAAGAAACGACGCCAGCGCGGGTCTCGCACCCACGGCGGCGGCACGCACAAGAACCGGCGCGGTGCCGGTCACCGCGGCGGCCGCGGCCGCGCGGGACGCGCCAAACACGAGTTCCACAACTACGAACCGCTCGGGAAACACGGCTTCAAGCGCCCGGAAGACGCCCAAGACACCGTCGTCGAAGTGAAGGTCCAGAAGCTGGACGAGGACGCCGCACTGCTCGCGGCCGACGGCGTCGCGGAGCAAGACGGCGACGCGTACCATATCGACGCCCGCGACGTGGCCGAGGACGGCTACGAGGCGGACGTGGTGAAAGTGCTCGGCGGCGGACAGGTCCGACAGGAGCTGCACGTCGTCGCCGACGCGTTCACCGCCGGTGCGGTCGAACTCATCGAATCGGCCGACGGAAGCGCTGAGCTCTCCGAACGCGCCGAAAAAGCCGCCGAGGACGAAGTCGAAGAAGATAACAACACCGACGAGGAAGGCTCGGAAGAGTAA
- a CDS encoding 50S ribosomal protein L30 encodes MQAIVQLRGDVNMSDAVRDTLKMLNVHSVNHCTFVPETETYRGMITKVNDYVAHGEPTVDAVETVLRKRAEPEEGSADVDDEWVSENTDYDDLSALAQALVDEETTLREQGVSPVLRLHPPRGGHRGQKHVTKEGGQLGKHTTEQINELLEDMR; translated from the coding sequence ATGCAGGCTATCGTCCAACTCCGCGGCGACGTCAACATGAGCGACGCCGTCCGCGACACGCTGAAGATGCTGAACGTCCACAGCGTCAACCACTGTACGTTCGTTCCGGAGACGGAGACGTACCGCGGCATGATAACGAAGGTCAACGACTACGTCGCCCACGGTGAACCCACCGTGGACGCGGTCGAGACCGTGCTGCGAAAGCGCGCCGAGCCCGAGGAGGGCTCCGCCGACGTGGACGACGAGTGGGTCTCCGAGAACACCGACTACGACGACCTCTCGGCGCTCGCGCAGGCGCTCGTCGACGAGGAGACGACGCTCCGCGAGCAGGGAGTCTCGCCGGTGCTCCGGCTTCACCCGCCGCGCGGCGGCCACCGAGGCCAGAAGCACGTCACCAAGGAGGGTGGCCAACTCGGAAAGCACACCACAGAGCAGATAAACGAACTGCTGGAGGATATGCGATGA
- a CDS encoding 30S ribosomal protein S5, whose protein sequence is MSQRNDNGWEPRTRLGRMVQNGDVTSMDQALETGLPLKESEIVDQLLPGLDDEVLDINMVQRMTDSGRRVKFRCVVAVGNRDGYLGYAEARDDQVGSAIQKAIGVAKLNMIKVDRGSGSWEDSAGGVNSLTRKATGKAGSVTVEIMPAPQGLGLAAAETVRNILELAGVQDAWTRSNGNTRTTVNLAKATYNALQNASQSRVPRRARRVQQEADE, encoded by the coding sequence ATGAGCCAACGTAACGACAACGGCTGGGAGCCGCGCACGCGGCTCGGCCGCATGGTACAGAACGGAGACGTCACGTCCATGGACCAAGCGCTCGAGACGGGACTCCCGCTCAAGGAGTCCGAGATCGTCGACCAGCTCCTCCCCGGACTGGACGACGAGGTGCTCGACATCAACATGGTCCAGCGCATGACCGACTCCGGTCGGCGCGTGAAGTTCCGCTGCGTCGTCGCAGTCGGTAACCGCGACGGCTACCTCGGCTACGCCGAGGCGCGAGACGACCAGGTCGGATCGGCCATCCAGAAGGCCATCGGCGTGGCGAAGCTCAACATGATCAAAGTCGACCGCGGGTCGGGGTCGTGGGAAGACTCCGCGGGCGGCGTGAACTCGCTCACGCGGAAGGCCACCGGTAAGGCCGGCTCCGTGACGGTCGAGATCATGCCCGCTCCGCAGGGTCTCGGCCTCGCGGCCGCCGAGACGGTCCGCAACATCCTCGAACTGGCCGGCGTGCAGGACGCCTGGACCCGTTCGAACGGAAACACCCGTACGACGGTCAACCTCGCGAAGGCGACGTACAACGCGCTGCAGAACGCGTCGCAGTCCCGAGTGCCCCGTCGTGCGCGACGAGTTCAGCAGGAGGCGGACGAATAA
- a CDS encoding 50S ribosomal protein L18, whose protein sequence is MATGPRYKVPMRRRREVRTDYHQRLRLLKSGKPRLVARVSNKHVRAQLISPGPDGDTTHAAASSEDLEEYGWEAPTGNIPSAYLTGYLAGLRARDAGLEEAVLDIGLNTATPGNKVFAVQEGAIDAGLEIPHNEAVLADWSRNRGEHIAEYAEQLDEPLYSGDFDATELPEHFDEVLARLQEDE, encoded by the coding sequence ATGGCGACAGGACCACGCTACAAGGTGCCGATGCGTCGCCGCCGCGAAGTTCGGACGGACTACCACCAGAGGTTGCGCCTGCTGAAATCGGGCAAGCCACGCCTCGTTGCTCGCGTGAGCAACAAGCACGTCAGGGCGCAGCTGATCTCGCCCGGTCCGGACGGCGACACGACGCACGCGGCCGCGAGCTCCGAGGACCTCGAAGAGTACGGCTGGGAAGCCCCCACGGGCAACATCCCCAGCGCGTACCTCACGGGGTACCTCGCGGGCCTGCGGGCGCGAGACGCCGGTCTCGAGGAAGCGGTCCTCGACATCGGCCTCAACACGGCTACCCCCGGCAACAAGGTATTCGCAGTACAGGAAGGTGCAATCGACGCGGGGCTCGAAATCCCCCACAACGAAGCGGTTCTCGCCGACTGGTCGCGTAACCGCGGCGAACACATCGCCGAGTACGCAGAACAGCTCGACGAACCGCTCTACAGCGGGGACTTCGACGCCACAGAACTGCCCGAGCACTTCGACGAGGTGCTCGCGCGACTACAGGAGGACGAATGA
- a CDS encoding 50S ribosomal protein L19e, translating to MTDLKAQRRMAADVLDVGKSRIWFDPEEQAEIAEAITREDIRELVDQGTIRVEDAKGNSKGRARERAEKRAYGHRKGPGSRKGKSGGRKNRKDEWVSRIRAQRRRLKELRDDGPLTPTQYRTLYNKASGGEFDSVDRLEAYIRNNYDVEI from the coding sequence ATGACCGATCTGAAGGCACAGCGCCGGATGGCTGCCGACGTCTTGGACGTCGGTAAGAGCCGCATCTGGTTCGACCCCGAGGAACAGGCAGAGATAGCGGAGGCCATCACGCGCGAGGACATCCGCGAGCTCGTCGATCAAGGCACGATTCGCGTCGAAGACGCGAAGGGTAACTCCAAGGGTCGTGCCCGCGAGCGCGCGGAGAAGCGCGCCTACGGTCACCGCAAGGGCCCCGGCTCCCGCAAAGGGAAGTCCGGCGGCCGGAAGAACAGGAAAGACGAGTGGGTCAGTCGAATCCGCGCCCAGCGCCGTCGCCTGAAGGAGCTTCGGGACGACGGACCGCTGACGCCGACGCAGTACCGCACGCTGTACAACAAGGCGTCCGGTGGCGAGTTCGACAGCGTCGACCGACTCGAAGCGTACATTCGGAACAACTACGACGTGGAGATCTAA
- a CDS encoding 50S ribosomal protein L32e, giving the protein MSADEIQELEDISGVGPSKAEALREAGYETIEDVKAASQSELADVEGVGNALAARIKADVGGLEVQEETEAEVEDEGEEEAEAEEDVETELRPRGHADKTPELDDEKAAALAQKHREGKPAFRRQDYHKKKRTPESWRKPRGGLSKQRRGIKGKGPKVEAGFRSPKAARDLHPSGFEEVHVHNTDDLEGVDPATEAVRIASGVGARKRERIEEEAEEREIRVLNPTYVEVEVSEE; this is encoded by the coding sequence ATGTCCGCCGACGAAATTCAGGAACTCGAAGACATAAGCGGCGTCGGGCCCTCGAAGGCCGAGGCGCTCCGCGAAGCCGGCTACGAAACGATCGAAGACGTGAAGGCTGCGAGTCAGTCGGAACTCGCCGACGTCGAGGGCGTCGGTAACGCCCTCGCGGCCCGTATCAAGGCCGACGTCGGCGGACTCGAAGTCCAAGAAGAGACCGAAGCCGAAGTCGAAGACGAAGGCGAGGAGGAGGCCGAAGCCGAGGAGGACGTCGAGACGGAACTCCGTCCCCGCGGCCACGCCGACAAGACGCCCGAACTCGACGACGAGAAGGCGGCCGCGCTCGCACAGAAGCACCGCGAGGGCAAGCCCGCCTTCCGGCGACAGGACTACCACAAGAAGAAGCGGACGCCCGAGTCGTGGCGGAAGCCCCGCGGCGGCCTCTCGAAGCAGCGCCGCGGAATCAAGGGCAAGGGTCCGAAGGTCGAGGCGGGGTTCCGCTCGCCGAAGGCCGCCCGCGACCTGCACCCCTCCGGTTTCGAGGAGGTCCACGTGCACAACACGGACGACCTCGAAGGCGTCGACCCGGCCACCGAGGCCGTCCGCATCGCCTCCGGCGTCGGCGCTCGCAAGCGCGAGCGTATCGAGGAGGAGGCCGAGGAACGCGAGATTCGCGTCCTCAACCCCACCTACGTCGAAGTCGAGGTGAGTGAGGAATGA
- a CDS encoding 50S ribosomal protein L6, with product MNRIEIDIPDDVSAEVKNLDLTVEGPNGSVTKTLWYPDISVGVDDGQVVIESENTDAKTNATVGTFESHVTNMLHGVTEGWEYKMEVFYAHFPMQVNVEGSEVVIENFLGEKSPRRAKIRGATEVQVDGEEITLSGPSKEDVGQTAADIEQLTRVKDKDQRVFQDGVYITEKPQLGGA from the coding sequence ATGAACAGAATCGAAATCGACATTCCGGACGACGTCTCGGCCGAGGTGAAGAACCTCGATCTCACCGTGGAGGGACCGAACGGCAGCGTCACGAAGACGCTTTGGTACCCCGACATCAGCGTCGGCGTCGATGACGGTCAGGTCGTCATCGAATCCGAAAACACCGACGCGAAGACGAACGCCACGGTAGGAACGTTCGAGAGCCACGTGACCAACATGCTCCACGGCGTCACCGAGGGGTGGGAGTACAAGATGGAAGTCTTCTACGCCCACTTCCCGATGCAGGTGAACGTGGAAGGGAGCGAGGTCGTCATCGAGAACTTCCTCGGCGAGAAGTCGCCGCGCCGCGCGAAGATTCGCGGCGCGACAGAAGTACAGGTCGACGGCGAAGAGATCACGCTGTCCGGCCCCTCGAAAGAGGACGTCGGACAGACCGCCGCAGACATCGAACAGCTCACGCGCGTGAAGGACAAAGACCAGCGCGTGTTCCAAGACGGTGTCTACATCACCGAGAAGCCACAGTTGGGTGGTGCCTAA